A region from the Falco rusticolus isolate bFalRus1 chromosome 4, bFalRus1.pri, whole genome shotgun sequence genome encodes:
- the GJC2 gene encoding gap junction gamma-2 protein yields MTNMSWSFLTRLLEEIHNHSTFVGKVWLTVLIVFRIVLTAVGGESIYSDEQSKFTCNTKQPGCDNVCYDAFAPLSHVRFWVFQIIMISTPSVMYLGYAIHRIARSAEEEKKFKGFKKKKQFALNWQAVRNMEDPMEADEEEPMISDDTAEQEKAKAKPKSKEPQKHDGRRRIQQEGLMKIYVFQLLTRASFEICFLIGQYLLYGFEVEAYYVCNRVPCPHTVDCFVSRPTEKTIFLLVMYVVSCLCLLLNMCEMFHLGFGTIRDAIRSRKINSFRQPPYNYAYPKNISCPPEYNLVVKSEKSTKIPNSLMAHEQNLANVAQEQQCTSPDENLPADLSTLHKHLRVAQEQLDIAFQSYGSTQGNTQPSRTSSPASGGTMVEQNRANTAQEKQGAKPKACLEKGSSSSKDGKTSVWI; encoded by the coding sequence ATGACCAACATGAGCTGGAGCTTTCTAACCCGCCTGCTAGAAGAGATTCACAATCACTCCACCTTCGTGGGGAAGGTCTGGCTCACCGTGCTCATCGTCTTCCGCATTGTCTTGACAGCGGTGGGGGGAGAGTCCATCTACTCTGATGAGCAGAGCAAGTTCACCTGTAACACCAAGCAGCCTGGCTGCGACAACGTCTGTTACGATGCCTTTGCGCCGCTGTCACACGTTAGGTTCTGGGTCTTCCAGATCATCATGATATCCACCCCTTCAGTCATGTACCTGGGCTATGCCATCCACAGGATCGCCCGGTCAGCGGAGGAGGAGAAGAAGTTCAAGGGATTCAAGAAGAAGAAGCAGTTTGCTTTGAACTGGCAGGCAGTGCGCAACATGGAGGACCCGATGGAGGCTGACGAAGAGGAGCCCATGATCTCTGACGACACAGCAGAACAGGAGAAAGCCAAAGCCAAGCCCAAGAGCAAAGAGCCACAAAAGCACGATGGGAGGAGGCGCATCCAGCAAGAAGGACTGATGAAAATCTACGTCTTCCAGCTACTTACCAGAGCTTCgtttgaaatttgctttttgatAGGGCAGTATTTACTCTACGGTTTTGAGGTAGAAGCCTATTATGTCTGCAACAGAGTCCCCTGCCCTCATACTGTGGACTGCTTTGTGTCCCGGCCAACTGAGAAGACCATCTTTCTCCTGGTGATGTACGTTGTGAGCTGCCTGTGCTTATTGCTGAACATGTGTGAGATGTTTCACCTGGGGTTTGGGACCATCCGAGATGCCATTCGCAGCCGGAAAATCAACAGCTTTAGGCAGCCTCCCTACAATTATGCCTACCCAAAGAACATCTCCTGCCCTCCTGAGTACAACCTGGTAGTGAAATCGGAGAAGTCCACCAAGATCCCCAACAGCTTGATGGCTCACGAGCAGAACTTGGCTAATGTtgctcaggagcagcagtgcaCCAGCCCGGATGAGAACCTCCCGGCAGATTTGTCCACACTTCACAAACACTTGCGAGTGGCCCAGGAGCAGTTAGACATAGCGTTTCAGAGCTatggcagcacccagggcaaCACGCAACCTTCTCGAACCAGCAGTCCCGCCTCAGGTGGCACGATGGTAGAGCAGAACAGGGCCAACACCGCCCAGGAGAAACAAGGTGCTAAACCCAAGGCCTGCTTAGAGAAAGGGAGCTCAAGCAGTAAAGATGGAAAGACATCTGTATGGATATAG
- the IBA57 gene encoding putative transferase CAF17, mitochondrial isoform X2 has translation MLGLLTNDVTRLAAGSAPPAAALYAHALNVQGRCLYDVILYRLHKSPEEEPHILLECDSSVLDAIQKHLKLYKIRRKVNITPCLDLSLWAVIPGEWTGDIASSLAKCADQALILTPDPRTEVMGWRLITKKGANLSEIIPGSHIGNIQDYHRHRYKQGIPEGVKDLPPGIALPLESNLAYMNGISFTKGCYIGQELTARTYHMGVIRKRLLPVRFSAPLPKDGIPEGAEILTESGKSAGKLRVGGGELGIALLRLANINEPLYLNIGGDKVKLTAGIPEWWPKPASK, from the exons ATGTTG GGGCTGCTCACTAACGACGTGACGCGACTGGCAGCGGGcagcgccccccccgccgcggcgctCTATGCGCATGCGCTGAACGTCCAGGGCCGCTGCCTCTATGACGTCATTCTCTACAG GCTTCATAAGAGTCCAGAAGAAGAGCCGCACATCCTGCTGGAGTGTGACAGCAGCGTGCTGGATGCCATACAAAAACATCTGAAACTGTACAAGATCCGGAGGAAAGTAAACATTACCCCCTGCCTTGACCTCTCTTTGTGGGCCGTCATCCCCGGGGAGTGGACTGGAGACATTGCCAGTTCCCTCGCTAAATGTGCAGACCAGGCTCTGATTTTAACTCCTGACCCCAGAACAGAAGTCATGGGCTGGAGACTGATCACAAAGAAAGGAGCAAATCTATCGGAGATTATCCCCGGGAGTCATATTGGAAACATTCAGGATTACCACAGGCACAGGTATAAACAAG GAATTCCTGAAGGTGTGAAAGATCTTCCTCCTGGCATAGCCCTCCCGCTGGAATCAAACCTGGCCTACATGAATGGCATCAGCTTTACTAAAGGCTGTTACATTGGACAGGAGTTGACAGCCAGGACCTACCACATGGGCGTCATTCGCAAACGTCTGCTGCCAGTCCGCTTTTCAGCTCCGCTTCCCAAGGACGGCATTCCTGAGGGCGCTGAGATCTTAACTGAATCGGGAAAGTCGGCTGGCAAGCTGCGGGTTGGAGGAGGTGAACTTGGTATAGCTTTGCTGAGGTTAGCTAATATAAATGAACCACTCTACCTAAATATAGGAGGTGATAAAGTGAAGCTCACTGCAGGTATACCCGAGTGGTGGCCAAAACCGGCTAGTAAATAA
- the IBA57 gene encoding putative transferase CAF17, mitochondrial isoform X1 yields the protein MLVRAGTAAAVTALPGLRRLWRGGGNGAAACFPLGRALLDVRGAEAALFLQGLLTNDVTRLAAGSAPPAAALYAHALNVQGRCLYDVILYRLHKSPEEEPHILLECDSSVLDAIQKHLKLYKIRRKVNITPCLDLSLWAVIPGEWTGDIASSLAKCADQALILTPDPRTEVMGWRLITKKGANLSEIIPGSHIGNIQDYHRHRYKQGIPEGVKDLPPGIALPLESNLAYMNGISFTKGCYIGQELTARTYHMGVIRKRLLPVRFSAPLPKDGIPEGAEILTESGKSAGKLRVGGGELGIALLRLANINEPLYLNIGGDKVKLTAGIPEWWPKPASK from the exons ATGTTGGTGAGGGCGGGAACGGCAGCGGCGGTAACAGCCCTACCCGGGCTGCGCCGATtgtggcggggcggggggaacGGGGCCGCCGCCTGCTTCCCACTGGGCCGGGCGCTGCTGGACGTGCGGGGAGCCGAGGCCGCCCTCTTCCTCCAGGGGCTGCTCACTAACGACGTGACGCGACTGGCAGCGGGcagcgccccccccgccgcggcgctCTATGCGCATGCGCTGAACGTCCAGGGCCGCTGCCTCTATGACGTCATTCTCTACAG GCTTCATAAGAGTCCAGAAGAAGAGCCGCACATCCTGCTGGAGTGTGACAGCAGCGTGCTGGATGCCATACAAAAACATCTGAAACTGTACAAGATCCGGAGGAAAGTAAACATTACCCCCTGCCTTGACCTCTCTTTGTGGGCCGTCATCCCCGGGGAGTGGACTGGAGACATTGCCAGTTCCCTCGCTAAATGTGCAGACCAGGCTCTGATTTTAACTCCTGACCCCAGAACAGAAGTCATGGGCTGGAGACTGATCACAAAGAAAGGAGCAAATCTATCGGAGATTATCCCCGGGAGTCATATTGGAAACATTCAGGATTACCACAGGCACAGGTATAAACAAG GAATTCCTGAAGGTGTGAAAGATCTTCCTCCTGGCATAGCCCTCCCGCTGGAATCAAACCTGGCCTACATGAATGGCATCAGCTTTACTAAAGGCTGTTACATTGGACAGGAGTTGACAGCCAGGACCTACCACATGGGCGTCATTCGCAAACGTCTGCTGCCAGTCCGCTTTTCAGCTCCGCTTCCCAAGGACGGCATTCCTGAGGGCGCTGAGATCTTAACTGAATCGGGAAAGTCGGCTGGCAAGCTGCGGGTTGGAGGAGGTGAACTTGGTATAGCTTTGCTGAGGTTAGCTAATATAAATGAACCACTCTACCTAAATATAGGAGGTGATAAAGTGAAGCTCACTGCAGGTATACCCGAGTGGTGGCCAAAACCGGCTAGTAAATAA